DNA sequence from the Sediminibacillus dalangtanensis genome:
CTGATTTTTTTCAATCGGCTTTCCGCAAGCTTCACACAACACGGTACCTTCCGGATTGACATGTCCGCAAGATTCACAAGTAATTCGTTTCATTCCTATCCCTCACAATTTTCAGCTGTTGTTATTGAGGTTCGATTTTTTTTAAGTACCCCTCCAACCGATCAAGTGTCAATGCGCCCGATACCTTGTCCACAACTTCGCCATCTGCATTGATGAATAAAGTGGAAGGAAGCTCGCCGACATCATATAATTCCAATACTTGTCCTCCATTATCTCTGACAATCGGAAAGCTAAGCTCATACTTGTCGACGAATCGATTCACGACTAAATCGTTTGAATCCATACTGACAGCTAAGATTTCTACCCCTTTTTCTTTGTATTCCGGATACAGGCTTTCCATATACGGCATTTCATCTTTACAAGGTCCACAGTATGTAGCCCAAAAATTAAGCATGACCCCTTTGCCTTTTAAATCATCAAGGGATACTTCTCCACCTTCACCATTTAGGCGTTCCAATTTAAAATTGGGTGCCTCAGCTCCTACTCCTATTACCGTTTTATCCTTGTTAAAATTAGACACCAGCGCAAATACTACCGCAGCCAGCAAAACAATTAGAATGCTGGAACGAAAAAGAAGACGCATGTTCTTCTTTTTTTGTTTTTGTTTTTTTGCTTCTTCTACTTTACTCAACATGCTCACTCCCTACGCCATTATATCATTAAAAGCAAGCGTGATATTTGAACATTATTTAACATTTTCTTCTGCGAGCGTACGCAGTTTCTTTACTTCGTGCGGTGTCAGCTCCCGCCATTCACCTGCATTCAAACCGTGCAGGTTCAAAAACGCATACTCCTCCCGCTTTAATTTATCAACCGGATAATGCAAAGCTTCCATCATTCGGCGAACGTGACGGTTTTTTCCTTCATGCAAAACAATTTTGACGATCGCCGTATTTTTCTTTGCATCCGTCGACAAAATTTTCACATAAGACGCCCTTAATCTTTCCCCTTCTGAAACGACTCCTTTTTTCATTTGCCGTAATGCTTCCTTATCAGGTATCCCCTTTGTTTTTGCAACATAAACCTTGTCTATTTTATGCTTAGGGTGCATCAACAGATTTGCAAAGTCTCCGTCATTAGTCAAAAGCAGCAAACCAGAAGTATCGTAGTCCAGCCTTCCTATCGGGAACACCCGCTGTTCAATCTCCGGTAAATAATCGGTGACTACTTTTCGGTTTTTATCATCTTTGACACTTGATATAACGCCGCGTGGTTTATAAAGAAGATAATACACAGGTTCTTCCTTCTCCAGAGGAACTCCGTTTACCTCAACTTTGTCATCGGAAGAAACCTTTGTCCCCAATGTTGTCACTATTTTTCCGTTAACCTTCACTTTTCCTTCTTCGATTAGTTTTTCTGCTTTCCGGCGGGATGTGACTCCGCTTTGTGCTATCACTTTTTGCAGCCTTTCTTGTTCATTAGCCATTTTATCACCAAATTTTCCTTTATTTTAGTAGTACTTTTGCTCGTCCCTTTTCGGACAATAAAGAAGAGCGTTAACTAAAAAGTCAACGCTTACCTTGCGAATACAATCGTGACAATGACGATTGAAGCTATTATACCAATTAGATCTGCCAACAGTCCAACTTTTAAAGCATCTCCCATCCTTCGGATTCCAACTGCCCCGAAATAAACCGTAATAATATATAAGGTGGTGTCCGTGCTACCTTGCATGGTCGAAGCAAGTCGGCCGATAAACGAATCCGGACCGTGAGTATTTATCAATTCTGTGGTCATGCCGAGTGCCGCCGTACCGGAAATTGGTCTTATAATCGATAAGGGAACAATATCAGGCGGTACCCCAAAAGCCTGCAATAATGGAGATAGCATGGAAATAAAGGCGTCCAGAGCCCCCGATCCGCGCAAGATGGCGATGGAAACCATCATTCCCAGTAAAAAGGGAAGCAAAGAAAAGGCCATCTGAATCCCCTCCTTTCCCCCTTCAACGAACAACTCATAAGAAGGAAGTTTCTTCCATGAAGCAGAAATCAGCACAATTAATATAATAAGTGGAATCATCCAGCTGCTGATTGTCGAAATGAAACTCATTTTTTCTGCTTTCTCACCCTTCTATAATAAAATAATCTGTCTATAATGATGGCAGCTGCAGAAGATATCAACGTAGCGATAATCGTTGTGCCGACTATTTCTGTAGGTGCAGCCGAATCATACTTCATGCGGATGGCAATGACTGTGGCTGGAATCAACGTCAAACTAGAGGTGTTGATTGCCAGAAAAGTAATCATCGAGCGGCTTGCTTCATCCGTCTGACTGAGCTGCTTCATTTGTTCCATGGCCTTGATTCCCATTGGGGTAGCAGCATTGCCTAACCCGAATAAGTTTGCGGTGAAATTCGACAAAATGTAACCCATAGCCGGGTGGTCTTTGGGAATATCCGGGAACAATCTTGTTACCAGCGGTTTGAAAAGTTTGGCCAGCATGGTAAGAAGTCCTGCTTCTTCAGCTACCTTCATTAATCCAAGCCAGAAGACGAGAACACTTATCAAACCAATCGACAACATCACTGCGTCATCGGCACTCTCGAATAATGCTTCATTGACTTCTTCCATGGTTCCATTGAACATTGCATAGACAATACCAATCACGGCCATTGCTGCCCAAATATAATTTACCACCTAGAAAACTCCTGTCATTTTCCGGAATAACTGCCAAAATCCATGCTGGCCATTATTTTGATTGAAACCATTGGGGAAAATGCTCATCTCTGTCAAATAGGTGCCGTTGACTTGAAAAACTTTCTTGCCGATTTTCTCCGCTTGTTTTTTTGAACTAGGAGCATTATCAAGCAAATATACTGAGCTGGTCACTTGCTGTTGTTCTTTTTCTGTAAGCGGATAACGCAACGTATCTGGAAAGTATCCACTAAGTTCTTTGTTCGAACCGCGGACGTTAAATTGCTCGACTCCCTGCTGTTGTAAATCCGTCATCTGATATTTATCAAATCCCCAATCAAATAAACGAATGTGATCTCGCCAATCATCCGGATCATTTATGGTTACCACGATAAGGGACATTCCGTCTTTTACAGCTGTTGAAACAAGCGTTCTTCCCGCCCGTTTTGTGTATCCTGTCTTTCCACCAGTGCAGTACTCGTAATACTGAGTCAATAGTTTGTTTTTGTTTCCCCATGCGTACATCCTTGTCTCTGCTTTGTATGATTTAGAACCGGTTATTTCTCTGAATATCTCATTATCCATTGCATAGCGCATTAACAAAGCCATATCGTATGCACTCGAGCGGTGGTTTTCCGAATCAAGACCATGCGGGTTTTCAAACGTTGTATCTGTCATTCCGAGCCATGCTGCCTTTTCATTCATCATATGGACAAACCCTTCGACGCTTCCGCCCACCTTTTCAGCGATAGCGACTGCCGCATCATTTCCTGAGCGCAGCATCAGGCCATAGACTAAATCTTTCAGTTTCATCTTTTCGCCTTCTTCCAAATAAATCGAAGACCCCTCCGTATAGACAGCCCGGTGACTAGCTGTCGCCTCCTCCTCCAATTCTCCCGATTCTATCGCGATGATTGCCGTCATAATTTTCGTGATACTTGCTATACGTTGTGGCTCGTGAGCATCCTTTTCAAACAGCACTCTTCCTGTGGACTGTTCGATCAGAACGGCATGTGCAGCGGATACTCCCGGAGCTGCAACTGCCCTTTGGGGTATAAAAACCCCCATTATGAAACCAACACAACAAACGAGAACTCCTATTCGCTTCAATGCCCTACCTCCCAGCCTACTCTCTTGTACCATCATATGCAGGAAGGACAGGCGTATGTATAAAACTCTCTTCTGTTTTCAACCAGCAGTTAAAAAAACGGAGCCAGCTGCGAACTACCTACTTCTCCAGCCAGCTCCTGTTTGGAAGTTAAACATATGGAACGTTCACTTGTTTTGCTTCTTTCAATCTTTGGGAAACCGATTGCCAGTTTACGATATTCCACCAATTCTTCACATAGTCGGCCCGTTTATTCTCATATTGAAGATAATAGGCATGCTCCCATACGTCTAGGACTAATAGCGGAATGACATCCCACAAACTAAACATTTGATGCTTTTCGATTGTCTGGATTGCCAGGCGACCTGAGCGTGGTTCCCATACGAGCGCAGCCCAACCTACTCCTTCCACTGACTCAGCAGCACTGGAAAAAAGCGCTTTGAATGATGCAAACGAACCGAAATCTTTTTCTATTTGTCGCATTAACTCGCCAGAAGGCCGGCCACCTCCTTGAGGGGACATGTTTTCCCAAAACAAAGAATGGAGGAAATGACCAGAACCATTAAAAGCCTGCTCCCTCATCCAATGTTTGATTAATTTATTATCAGTCTGTTTTGTATAAAGCTCTGTTTCCGCTTTGTTTAATCCATCCACATAAGATTTGTGGTGACGATCGTGATGCAATCTCATGATTCGCTCAGAAATATACGGCTCCAAGGCATTATAAGCATATGGCAGATCTGGAAGGAAGTGCTGCCCTGGCAGAATGGCTCCCTGACTTTGTCGCGGCTTTTCCAATAGATACTTGATAAGGTGGAAAAGCTTAGCGCTTTTTTCTTCCACAAGTGCGATCTTTTCATCAGTGGGTTCGTCTTTTTCTTCTAACAAACCATTTAGTAAGGATTTCCAGTCGTACAGCTGTATCTTCCACTCTTCCAAATCCTTCCCGTCCAGTTTGACTCCTTCCATTTTCCCTTCTACTTCCTCGCCCCATGTTTTCAAGGAAGCTAAGTAATCTTTCTTTTTTTCGTTCATCGAATCACCTCCCGATATTCTATGCCGGAGACCCGCCTATGTGTATCTGCTAACGAGCACTGAGGTGAAAAATTTGCTGACAGTCAGGATCAAGTCTGGAAAGCGGAATGCCAAAAAACGTTCGGCCGGTTTAGGAAGAATAGTTTTTCAAATTGGAAGCTTCAGCCGTGTACATTGTCCGCAGGATAAAGGGGGGAGGGAACGAGTGACCGAAGTCCTAAAGGATGCTAAACGAACAGAAGCAAATCATGCGCTGATTATGTCCTATACTGATAGCAAAAAAATCATCAGCATATCTCATTTTGCTGATGATTTTCCATATTCCGCTTAAGACATTCTTTTCTGATAGGTTGTTTCATAATAGCTTAATTCCTCGCGCATCCGTTGAAAGGACTTTTCCAAATGCGCCATTAAACGCAAAAACGAATAGGGTGGTTGATGATAAAATGTGATGCTCTGTCTTCCAGAATAAGATGCCCGGCTGTTTTCGTACCAAGCGTCATTCTTAGGCGAAAAGAAACCGAGAATACATTGATGGTGAATGCCATATAGCGTTCTTTCTGCCGCCGTCTCGCGCATCGGTTCTTCACGAAGCAGACCATTGACAGTATCATTGGCTTCGTCGCAAAAAACTTCCAGTCTTCTTAGTGCCTTCAACAGCTCCATATAATACCCAGAATCTCTGCTGCCATCTTCACTCATTAAATCTGCCAATTTGCAATTGTTCAGATAGCTGCTGATTTCGTGCAGGGAATCAGCAAGAAAAATACTTACCTCTTTCACATGAGCATATAGGGAATCGTTGCTCATCATTCAGCCTCCTGTTAAGTTCTAATGGCCGGGCCATTAAAAGATAAAATACGATTACTAAATCCTACTCCTCTTCCAACTGGTCCTGAAAATTTTTAAAAAACAAATCAGCTTCTCCTTCTACGTCTGCTTGTTCCACACTTTCAGGGAGTGGCGGCAATTCATCAAGCGATCGGAGTCCAAAATACGTTAGAAACTCCGTAGAAGTACCGTATAAGATGGGGCGGCCAACTCCTTCTTTTCTGCCTTTTTCTGCAATAAGTCCCCTGGACATTAACGTTTGGACAGGTCGATCACTCTTGACCCCTCTCACTTCTTCAATCTCCGCCCTGGTGATCGGTTGCTGGTATGCGATAATCGCCAATGTTTCCAGTGCAGCTTGAGAAAGCCTAGATGTTTGCGGGGTGTCCATCAATTTTTGATAATACGCTGTATGTTCTGGCTTTGTGGTTAAATGAAGCACATCATTAGACTCCATTATCGTTATACCTCGCTCAGCATGCTCATAATCGTATTTCAATTCATCGAGAACATGTTGGACTGCATCTGCATCCAAACCAAGAATTTGTTCAAGCTGCTTTTGGCTGATTCCCTCATCTCCAGAAGCGAACAAGAGGCCTTCCATTACTGCTTTAAACTCTGATAACTCCACGTGGTTCACCTCATATAATAAATCATTAATTCATCGAAATGTTTCTCTTGTGTACAATAAACTTGTTTTCCCTTCATCAGTTCAAGCACTGCCATAAACGTGACAACAATGTGGGAACGTGAAGGAATAGGGAATAATTCATCAAATGCAATTCCGTCCGGTCTTTCCTTCACTTGTGTCATCACTTCTTCCATCCGCTGTTTGATGGGTATTTCTGTGCGTTGAATTTTTGTCGAAACAGGTTTTTCCCATTTTTTCCGCTCCATGATTTTATTCATGGCAGCAATCATGTCATAAATGGAAACATCCCCCTGTACCATTTGCTTTTGCGCTGGTTCTTCCTGAAATTCTACCGGTGGTCTCGTATAGATTTTATTGGCTTCCAGCTCTCTTTCTTTTAACTGGTCAGCTGCTTCTTTGTATTTCCGATATTCAATCAGCCTTCGCATCAAATCTTCACGGGGATCCTCTTCATACTCTTCTTCTTCCGGCTCAATGGTCTGGTTTGGAAGCAACAGTTGACTTTTTATAGCAATCAAAGTGGCTGCCATCACCAAGTATTCACTGGCAATATTAAGTTCAAGCTGTTGCATGGTGTGTATATAAGTCATGTACTGCTCAGTGATTTCTGCTACAGGAATATCATAAATATCTATTTCATACTGATTGATCAAATGTAGCAAGAGATCTAACGGGCCTTGAAATGCTTTCGTATGTACTTCATATTTCATACTCATTACTTTTCCTCCCTTGCCAAATCACCCACCGGTCACTCCAACACTTTATTCTATGTCTCAAAATGTTCTTTCATAAAATTTATTCTGTCTGGCATATATGCCCATACAGCATTAAGCAAAGCGCATAGATTATTATTGTAAGTTAAATAATAACGTTTCTACTAAAGGAGGCATTAGCTATGGGTGCATATTACGGCGGTGGATTCGCTTTGATCGTAGTACTGTTCATTCTTCTAATCATTGTAGGTGCAGCCTGGCTGTAAAAGCCAAATAGCCCAACATCGGTAAGAAATCCTTTAAAAAACCTGTAAAAACCGGCCTACATTTTCTGCAAGGCCGGTTACATAGCCACTAATGTAACTCCGCTCATTCTATTATACGCTAACTCTGGAAACTGGAAAAGCCAGCTCGCTAAGGAGCTGGCTTTTCTATGGCGTCGGTGTGTACGTTATTGCTCCTCTTCACATCGTTCAAGAAAACGCTCTGTCATATCGTCGGCACAAACAGCGTACTGCTGCTCATACGAACGCTTGACTGCCTGAACCATTTTCCGTCCAATCCCCATATTTCGATGAGAAGGATTAACCGTTATATGTTGAATGACGACATTAATTTCATTTTCGAACCGGACACCGACAGCACCGAGAATGTCTTCTTCTTTCCAAAGAAACAGCTGCCAGTCAGGATTTTCCTCGTATTCTTTAATGGTGCTTTGCAGTTTCTTTACTTCTTTTTCTTCCGGCATGAAGGAAAGTAATCCCATGGCAATTTTTTTAAAACTTTTTTTATAGCGAATTAACATATTTACCCCTCAATTAGAAATTAACTTACTTATGATTGATAGAAGAAAAATAAGGCCGACTATGACCATCAGCCAAAACAGCATTTTCTCCTGCCTATCGCTATTCATGTTTATTATCACCCTTTGTACGGTGAAGTATAATCTATTTATGGACTATATTAGCCAATTTGTCAAATAACTAAATATGTCAAAGGACAATATAAAACCAATAAATGAAACCCCAAATCAAACCGATCACCAAAAGTATGGAAAATAATAGCCAATTTCTTTTTTTCTCGCTCATCCGCTTCACTCTTTCCTATCCAGACTGTCTACCATCAATGATCGTTCGAAGAACAAAATATCCGTCCGACTTCTTCCCTCTCCACTTAAATGGAATAAAATTTACCATAGCAATCCACAAATTATATAGCGCAAACAGACGGATCCATGCGTTGCTTTCAAATACGAATTTCATTAACAGCCAACCAGCTGCCAGATTACAAGCAGGACCACCCAAGGAGATAATGACTTTTTCCACGCGACTGTAAGGATGCGTTCTACTACTTGAAGCATGCCCTCCGGCTGTAAACAGTAAATGAAAATGCACTGTCAGTTTACGTCCTATCCTTACTTCTTTTATTCTTTTTCCAGCCCCAAGTGTCAAATCCATATATTCTGCCCGACAAAACCAGGAGCCGATCGCGTGCCCTGATTCATGGATCCACACCCCTGCCGGAGCTGCCACCAGTACCAGATAAGTCAACATTAAAAGCCAATGCATGGTGTTCCGCCCTTTACCTTCCAAAGCATACTTGTCCACCAATCATTTTATTGGTTTGACCAGGAAACTTCAAGGGGGCCTACAAACAAAAAATCATCAGCATGTTAAATGGCGCTGATGATTTCTTGAAGATAGGCTTTTGAACAGCCCTTTTTAAACGGTTTCGACTTTTACTTCCTTCATGACGTCTCCCTGCTTGATCCGCAACACTGTATCCATTCCTTCCGTTACCTGTCCAAAGACAGTATGAACACCATCTAAATGGGGCTGGGGTTCATGAACAAGGAAAAACTGACTTCCGCCTGTATCCTTCCCTGCGTGAGCCATGGATAAAGAACCTGCAACATGTTTATGTGGGTTTCCTTCTGTTTCACATTTAATCGTATATCCAGGACCACCTGCGCCTGTCCCGGTCGGATCACCGCCTTGTGCAACGAAACCAGGGATGACTCGATGGAAGGTCACTCCATTGTAAAATCCACTATTGGCAAGTTTTTCAAAGTTTGCCACTGTGTTTGGTGCAGCTTCCTCAAACATTTCTATTTTGATTACTTCCCCATTTTCGAATTGAATGGTTGCCTGTTTCATCATTAAACCCTCTCCTTTATACCGTATGGCAAATCATTTCTAGTCAAATCTTCATAAGATTCCCGCTGTATCACCAGCTGGTCCTCACCTTGTTCGGCAAACACCACTGCCGCCTTCGGAAAGCGGTTATAATGATTGGACATCG
Encoded proteins:
- the resA gene encoding thiol-disulfide oxidoreductase ResA, which codes for MLSKVEEAKKQKQKKKNMRLLFRSSILIVLLAAVVFALVSNFNKDKTVIGVGAEAPNFKLERLNGEGGEVSLDDLKGKGVMLNFWATYCGPCKDEMPYMESLYPEYKEKGVEILAVSMDSNDLVVNRFVDKYELSFPIVRDNGGQVLELYDVGELPSTLFINADGEVVDKVSGALTLDRLEGYLKKIEPQ
- a CDS encoding pseudouridine synthase, whose translation is MANEQERLQKVIAQSGVTSRRKAEKLIEEGKVKVNGKIVTTLGTKVSSDDKVEVNGVPLEKEEPVYYLLYKPRGVISSVKDDKNRKVVTDYLPEIEQRVFPIGRLDYDTSGLLLLTNDGDFANLLMHPKHKIDKVYVAKTKGIPDKEALRQMKKGVVSEGERLRASYVKILSTDAKKNTAIVKIVLHEGKNRHVRRMMEALHYPVDKLKREEYAFLNLHGLNAGEWRELTPHEVKKLRTLAEENVK
- a CDS encoding spore maturation protein, whose protein sequence is MSFISTISSWMIPLIILIVLISASWKKLPSYELFVEGGKEGIQMAFSLLPFLLGMMVSIAILRGSGALDAFISMLSPLLQAFGVPPDIVPLSIIRPISGTAALGMTTELINTHGPDSFIGRLASTMQGSTDTTLYIITVYFGAVGIRRMGDALKVGLLADLIGIIASIVIVTIVFAR
- a CDS encoding nucleoside recognition domain-containing protein, with the protein product MVNYIWAAMAVIGIVYAMFNGTMEEVNEALFESADDAVMLSIGLISVLVFWLGLMKVAEEAGLLTMLAKLFKPLVTRLFPDIPKDHPAMGYILSNFTANLFGLGNAATPMGIKAMEQMKQLSQTDEASRSMITFLAINTSSLTLIPATVIAIRMKYDSAAPTEIVGTTIIATLISSAAAIIIDRLFYYRRVRKQKK
- a CDS encoding D-alanyl-D-alanine carboxypeptidase family protein, which encodes MGVFIPQRAVAAPGVSAAHAVLIEQSTGRVLFEKDAHEPQRIASITKIMTAIIAIESGELEEEATASHRAVYTEGSSIYLEEGEKMKLKDLVYGLMLRSGNDAAVAIAEKVGGSVEGFVHMMNEKAAWLGMTDTTFENPHGLDSENHRSSAYDMALLMRYAMDNEIFREITGSKSYKAETRMYAWGNKNKLLTQYYEYCTGGKTGYTKRAGRTLVSTAVKDGMSLIVVTINDPDDWRDHIRLFDWGFDKYQMTDLQQQGVEQFNVRGSNKELSGYFPDTLRYPLTEKEQQQVTSSVYLLDNAPSSKKQAEKIGKKVFQVNGTYLTEMSIFPNGFNQNNGQHGFWQLFRKMTGVF
- a CDS encoding superoxide dismutase, producing MNEKKKDYLASLKTWGEEVEGKMEGVKLDGKDLEEWKIQLYDWKSLLNGLLEEKDEPTDEKIALVEEKSAKLFHLIKYLLEKPRQSQGAILPGQHFLPDLPYAYNALEPYISERIMRLHHDRHHKSYVDGLNKAETELYTKQTDNKLIKHWMREQAFNGSGHFLHSLFWENMSPQGGGRPSGELMRQIEKDFGSFASFKALFSSAAESVEGVGWAALVWEPRSGRLAIQTIEKHQMFSLWDVIPLLVLDVWEHAYYLQYENKRADYVKNWWNIVNWQSVSQRLKEAKQVNVPYV
- a CDS encoding DUF3907 family protein is translated as MSNDSLYAHVKEVSIFLADSLHEISSYLNNCKLADLMSEDGSRDSGYYMELLKALRRLEVFCDEANDTVNGLLREEPMRETAAERTLYGIHHQCILGFFSPKNDAWYENSRASYSGRQSITFYHQPPYSFLRLMAHLEKSFQRMREELSYYETTYQKRMS
- the scpB gene encoding SMC-Scp complex subunit ScpB, with protein sequence MELSEFKAVMEGLLFASGDEGISQKQLEQILGLDADAVQHVLDELKYDYEHAERGITIMESNDVLHLTTKPEHTAYYQKLMDTPQTSRLSQAALETLAIIAYQQPITRAEIEEVRGVKSDRPVQTLMSRGLIAEKGRKEGVGRPILYGTSTEFLTYFGLRSLDELPPLPESVEQADVEGEADLFFKNFQDQLEEE
- a CDS encoding segregation/condensation protein A — translated: MSMKYEVHTKAFQGPLDLLLHLINQYEIDIYDIPVAEITEQYMTYIHTMQQLELNIASEYLVMAATLIAIKSQLLLPNQTIEPEEEEYEEDPREDLMRRLIEYRKYKEAADQLKERELEANKIYTRPPVEFQEEPAQKQMVQGDVSIYDMIAAMNKIMERKKWEKPVSTKIQRTEIPIKQRMEEVMTQVKERPDGIAFDELFPIPSRSHIVVTFMAVLELMKGKQVYCTQEKHFDELMIYYMR
- a CDS encoding YjcZ family sporulation protein yields the protein MGAYYGGGFALIVVLFILLIIVGAAWL
- a CDS encoding GNAT family N-acetyltransferase produces the protein MLIRYKKSFKKIAMGLLSFMPEEKEVKKLQSTIKEYEENPDWQLFLWKEEDILGAVGVRFENEINVVIQHITVNPSHRNMGIGRKMVQAVKRSYEQQYAVCADDMTERFLERCEEEQ
- a CDS encoding peptidylprolyl isomerase, translating into MKQATIQFENGEVIKIEMFEEAAPNTVANFEKLANSGFYNGVTFHRVIPGFVAQGGDPTGTGAGGPGYTIKCETEGNPHKHVAGSLSMAHAGKDTGGSQFFLVHEPQPHLDGVHTVFGQVTEGMDTVLRIKQGDVMKEVKVETV